The following coding sequences are from one Tachysurus vachellii isolate PV-2020 chromosome 7, HZAU_Pvac_v1, whole genome shotgun sequence window:
- the LOC132848053 gene encoding uncharacterized protein LOC132848053 yields MQHLCLLLWGLFVSSYCGSSDSFSVTQFPSTLELKKGADLQISCSWNISIFRAKVKWFKDFHPVKFNQSDREPKGGVSTLVIKSSDENDAGFYTCEVTQDVPQLLKRNGTGTYVTYQTEDELVTTIRPVSTASPSTPEPVTATTKPVSVASTRTPHTFYRGPAKEVNENGPIIFAIRCVPFITLLLAVCFLNSYKTNKPPKRSAGKQALVVEENEQNGQEHREQDRKEEKRNKQLGPERGAETEKELTAEEREVNERTETEQGREVEVVNEITGKKET; encoded by the exons ATGCAACATCTCTGTCTTCTACTTTGGGGGCTTTTTGTTTCCTCTTACTGTG GTTCCAGCGACTCGTTTTCCGTGACTCAGTTCCCGTCCACACTCGAGCTGAAGAAAGGAGCAGACCTTCAGATCAGCTGCAGCTGGAACATCAGCATCTTCAGAGCTAAGGTGAAATGGTTTAAAGACTTCCACCCGGTTAAATTCAACCAGAGCGACAGAGAACCCAAAGGCGGTGTCTCGACGTTAGTTATAAAATCCTCTGATGAAAACGACGCGGGGTTTTATACGTGTGAAGTAACACAAGACGTTCCTCAGCTGCTGAAGAGAAACGGAACGGGGACATATGTCACGTATCAGACAGAGGATG AGCTGGTTACTACCATCAGACCAGTTTCTACTGCCTCACCCAGTACACCAG AGCCAGTGACTGCAACCACCAAACCAGTTTCTGTGGCCTCAACCAGAACCCCACATACGTTCTACAGAG GGCCTGCTAAAGAAGTTAATGAAAACGGACCCATCATTTTTGCAATCCGTTGTGTGCCCTTCATCACTTTACTGCTGGCCGTCTGCTTTCTTAACagctacaaaacaaataaaccccCAAAAAGATCag CAGGAAAGCAAGCCTTGGTGGTGGAGGAGAATGAACAAAATGGACAAGAACATCGGgaacaagacagaaaagaagaaaagagaaataaacagctAGGACCGGAAAGAGGAGCGGAAACTGAAAAGGAATTAACAGCAGAGGAAAGAGAAGTGAATGAGAGGACTGAAACAGAACAGGGAAGAGAAGTGGAAGTGGTGAATGAAATAACGGGCAAGAAGGAGACTTGA